Proteins encoded together in one Chloroflexota bacterium window:
- a CDS encoding RraA family protein yields the protein MTVEPLTPEELETLRTIPTPAVSNAIELFDVRPRTEGFMGPEVRQMFPSLPPIIGYAVTARTVSAHEPGPKGPASRPDYWRYLEASSPRPLIAVVEDLDDPPAIGAFFGEVNSNIHRALGCVGAITNSGIRDMDEVEALGFPIWAGSVIVSHAYVHLVDFGTPVRVGGLVVRPGDLLLADRHGVIQIPLEIAREIPEAVRKIEVREKTIIQYCQSPGFSADGLADLVARLS from the coding sequence ATGACGGTCGAGCCGTTGACGCCTGAGGAGCTGGAGACGTTGCGGACGATCCCCACGCCCGCCGTCTCCAATGCCATTGAGCTGTTCGATGTGCGGCCGCGCACGGAGGGGTTCATGGGGCCGGAGGTGCGGCAGATGTTCCCCTCGCTGCCGCCCATCATCGGCTACGCGGTGACGGCGCGCACGGTGTCCGCCCATGAGCCGGGGCCCAAGGGCCCGGCCTCCCGTCCGGACTACTGGCGCTATCTGGAGGCCAGCAGCCCCAGGCCGCTCATCGCCGTGGTGGAGGACCTGGACGATCCGCCGGCCATCGGCGCCTTCTTCGGCGAGGTGAATTCGAACATACATCGGGCGCTGGGATGCGTGGGCGCCATCACCAACAGCGGCATCCGGGACATGGACGAGGTGGAGGCGCTGGGCTTCCCCATCTGGGCGGGCAGCGTCATCGTCTCCCACGCCTACGTGCACCTGGTGGATTTCGGCACCCCAGTGCGGGTGGGCGGCCTCGTGGTTCGGCCGGGCGACCTGCTCCTGGCCGATCGGCATGGCGTCATCCAGATCCCGCTGGAGATCGCCCGGGAGATCCCGGAGGCCGTGCGCAAGATCGAGGTGCGGGAGAAGACCATTATCCAGTACTGTCAGTCGCCCGGCTTCAGCGCGGACGGCCTGGCCGATCTGGTCGCTCGGCTTTCCTAG
- a CDS encoding GNAT family N-acetyltransferase — MSLRDVRLVTAAMVTWDVLVQALNRGYSDYFETVHTTVRQLQRMTAAWDVDLEGSAVALSGDGEPIGVGLLGLRGGRAWIGGLAVVPEWRRQGLGRALLDRLIAAAHERRARHITLEVLCENEPAIALYRSAGFYVRRELLSWERSPEVGTLPVPAARAAPVEAASLIADFDAWHAQPPCWQRELRSLRPFLRRLDGWALMEAGRPVAYALTLGQADQLTLVDIGISPEINVRSAARPLLQSLQLLHMDSVLILHNQPAGDPLNHVLAALGFRVDRRQYEMRLALVEGDP; from the coding sequence GTGAGCCTTCGAGATGTGCGGCTCGTCACCGCCGCCATGGTGACGTGGGATGTTCTGGTCCAGGCGCTGAACCGGGGATATAGTGACTACTTCGAGACGGTTCATACGACGGTTCGGCAGTTGCAGCGGATGACGGCCGCCTGGGATGTGGACCTGGAGGGTTCGGCGGTTGCCCTATCCGGCGATGGCGAGCCGATCGGCGTGGGGCTTTTGGGATTGCGCGGGGGGCGGGCCTGGATAGGGGGCCTGGCCGTCGTGCCGGAGTGGCGGCGTCAGGGGTTGGGGCGTGCCTTGCTGGATCGCCTGATCGCGGCGGCCCATGAGCGACGGGCCCGACACATCACCCTGGAGGTGCTGTGCGAGAACGAGCCCGCCATCGCGCTGTATCGATCTGCCGGGTTCTATGTGCGCCGGGAGTTGCTGAGTTGGGAGCGGTCGCCGGAGGTAGGGACGCTCCCGGTGCCCGCCGCGCGCGCGGCGCCGGTGGAGGCCGCCTCCCTCATCGCCGACTTCGATGCCTGGCACGCGCAGCCTCCCTGCTGGCAGCGGGAATTGCGCTCCTTGCGGCCCTTTTTGCGACGTCTTGATGGTTGGGCTTTGATGGAGGCGGGACGGCCGGTCGCGTACGCGCTCACGCTGGGACAGGCTGATCAGCTCACGCTCGTGGATATCGGCATTTCCCCTGAGATCAACGTGCGGTCCGCCGCCCGGCCGCTGCTGCAGTCGCTTCAGTTACTCCATATGGATAGCGTACTCATATTGCACAATCAACCGGCGGGCGACCCGCTTAATCACGTTCTGGCCGCCCTGGGTTTTCGCGTGGATCGTCGGCAGTACGAGATGCGGCTGGCGCTGGTGGAGGGGGATCCGTAA
- a CDS encoding 2-hydroxy-3-oxopropionate reductase — MVDRPTVGFIGLGIMGKPMALNVLKAGFPLVVHNRSRGPVEELVAAGAEDGGSPKGVAQRAEIILMCLPDSPDVQLVVEGPEGVFEGIGPGKVIVDMSTISPVVARDLAAKAEKLGAEMLDAPVSGGDIGARQGTLSIMVGGKHPVFERVLPVFQAMGRNIVYVGEAGAGQVTKACNQIVVALTIEAISEALVLAAKAGVDPAKVREALLGGFAQSRILDVHGQRLLDRNFQPGFKTRLHYKDLKIALETGRTYGVPLPVTGLVHEFYGALMATDKAELDHSALATLIEQMAGTEVRGAS; from the coding sequence ATGGTGGATAGGCCGACGGTTGGGTTCATCGGTCTGGGGATCATGGGGAAGCCCATGGCCCTCAACGTGCTCAAGGCGGGGTTCCCGCTGGTGGTGCATAACCGCAGTCGCGGCCCGGTGGAGGAGCTCGTCGCGGCCGGGGCCGAGGACGGCGGCTCCCCCAAGGGCGTGGCCCAGCGGGCGGAGATCATCCTCATGTGCCTGCCCGACTCCCCCGACGTCCAACTGGTGGTGGAGGGGCCCGAGGGCGTCTTCGAGGGGATCGGCCCGGGCAAGGTGATCGTGGACATGAGCACCATCTCGCCGGTGGTGGCGCGAGATCTGGCGGCTAAAGCGGAGAAGCTGGGGGCGGAGATGCTGGACGCGCCCGTCTCCGGTGGGGACATCGGCGCCCGGCAGGGGACGCTCTCCATCATGGTCGGCGGCAAGCACCCGGTCTTCGAGCGGGTCCTGCCCGTGTTCCAGGCGATGGGCAGGAACATCGTTTATGTCGGCGAGGCCGGGGCCGGCCAGGTGACCAAGGCGTGTAACCAGATCGTGGTGGCGCTGACCATCGAGGCCATCAGCGAGGCGCTGGTGCTGGCGGCGAAGGCCGGCGTGGACCCGGCCAAGGTACGGGAGGCGTTGCTCGGCGGCTTCGCTCAGAGTCGCATCCTGGACGTGCACGGCCAGCGCCTGTTGGATCGCAACTTCCAGCCGGGCTTTAAGACCCGCCTCCACTACAAGGACTTGAAGATCGCCCTGGAGACGGGGCGGACGTACGGCGTGCCGTTGCCGGTCACCGGCCTGGTGCACGAGTTCTACGGGGCGTTGATGGCGACGGACAAAGCGGAGCTGGATCATTCCGCCCTGGCCACGCTGATCGAGCAGATGGCTGGGACGGAGGTGAGGGGGGCATCATGA